From the genome of Bradyrhizobium elkanii USDA 76, one region includes:
- a CDS encoding aspartate-semialdehyde dehydrogenase, with product MGYKVAVVGATGNVGREMLNILDERKFPADEVVVLASRRSVGIEVSYGDRTLKVKALEHYDFSDIDICLMSAGGSVSKEWSPKIGAAGAVVIDNSSAWRMDPDVPLIVPEVNADATAGFTKKNIIANPNCSTAQLVVALKPLHDKATITRVVVSTYQSVSGAGKDAMDELFSQTKAVYTNDELVNKKFPKRIAFNVIPQIDVFMEDGYTKEEWKMMAETKKILDPKIKLAATCVRVPVFVGHSEAVNVEFANPITPDEARNILRNAPGCLVIDKHEPGGYVTPYEAAGEDATYISRIREDATVENGLSFWCVSDNLRKGAALNAVQIAEVLINRKLITAKRKAA from the coding sequence ATGGGTTACAAAGTCGCGGTGGTCGGAGCGACCGGCAATGTCGGGCGCGAAATGCTCAACATTCTCGACGAGCGCAAATTCCCCGCCGACGAGGTCGTCGTGCTGGCCTCGCGCCGCAGCGTCGGCATCGAGGTCTCCTATGGCGACCGCACGCTGAAGGTGAAGGCGCTCGAGCACTATGACTTCTCCGACATCGACATCTGCCTGATGTCGGCCGGTGGTTCGGTCTCCAAGGAATGGTCGCCCAAGATCGGCGCCGCCGGCGCGGTCGTGATCGACAACTCCTCGGCCTGGCGCATGGACCCCGACGTGCCGCTGATCGTGCCCGAGGTGAACGCGGACGCGACCGCCGGCTTCACCAAGAAGAACATCATCGCCAACCCGAACTGCTCGACCGCGCAGCTCGTGGTCGCGCTGAAGCCGCTGCACGACAAGGCGACGATCACGCGCGTCGTGGTCTCGACCTATCAATCGGTGTCGGGCGCCGGCAAGGACGCGATGGACGAATTGTTCTCGCAGACCAAGGCCGTCTACACCAATGACGAGCTGGTCAATAAGAAGTTTCCGAAGCGCATCGCCTTCAACGTCATTCCTCAGATCGACGTCTTCATGGAAGACGGCTACACGAAGGAAGAGTGGAAGATGATGGCGGAGACCAAGAAGATCCTCGATCCGAAGATCAAGCTCGCCGCGACCTGCGTGCGCGTGCCGGTCTTCGTCGGTCACTCCGAAGCCGTCAACGTCGAGTTCGCCAATCCGATCACGCCGGACGAGGCGCGCAACATCCTGCGCAATGCGCCGGGCTGCCTCGTGATCGACAAGCACGAGCCGGGCGGTTACGTCACGCCCTATGAGGCCGCCGGCGAGGACGCCACCTATATCAGCCGCATCCGCGAGGACGCGACGGTGGAGAACGGCCTGTCGTTCTGGTGCGTGTCGGACAATCTGCGCAAGGGCGCGGCGCTCAATGCCGTGCAGATCGCCGAGGTCCTGATCAACCGCAAGCTGATCACCGCGAAGCGGAAGGCGGCCTAG
- the leuB gene encoding 3-isopropylmalate dehydrogenase: MATHKLLLLPGDGIGPEVMAEVQRVIDWLNAQGIAKFETEQGLVGGSAYDAHKVSISEGDMAKATAADAVIFGAVGGPKWDNVPYEVRPEAGLLRLRKDLGLFANLRPAVCYPALAEASSLKRDVVEGLDIMIVRELTGGVYFGEPKTITDLGNGQKRAVDTQVYDTYEIERIGRVAFDLARKRRNKVTSMEKRNVMKSGVLWNEVMTQVHAREYKDVTLEHQLADSGGMNLVKAPKQFDVIVTDNLFGDMLSDIAAMLTGSLGMLPSASLGEVDAKTKKRRSLFEPVHGSAPDIAGRGLANPIAMISSFGMALRYSFDMGELADKVDAAIAAVLASGLRTADIKSEGTTAASTSQMGEAILKELQKLHA, translated from the coding sequence ATGGCGACCCATAAACTGCTGCTTCTCCCCGGCGACGGCATCGGCCCCGAAGTGATGGCCGAGGTGCAACGCGTGATCGACTGGCTGAATGCGCAGGGCATCGCGAAGTTCGAGACCGAGCAGGGCCTGGTCGGCGGCTCCGCCTATGACGCCCACAAGGTGTCGATCTCCGAGGGCGACATGGCCAAGGCGACGGCGGCGGACGCCGTGATCTTCGGCGCGGTCGGCGGCCCGAAGTGGGACAACGTGCCCTATGAGGTGCGTCCCGAGGCCGGCCTGCTGCGGCTGCGCAAGGATCTCGGCCTGTTCGCCAATCTGCGCCCGGCGGTGTGCTACCCGGCGCTCGCCGAGGCCTCGAGCCTGAAGCGCGACGTGGTCGAGGGTCTCGACATCATGATCGTCCGCGAGCTCACCGGCGGCGTCTATTTCGGCGAACCGAAGACCATCACCGATCTCGGCAACGGCCAGAAGCGCGCGGTCGACACCCAGGTCTACGACACCTACGAGATCGAGCGTATCGGCCGCGTCGCCTTCGACCTGGCGCGCAAGCGCCGCAACAAGGTGACGTCGATGGAGAAGCGCAACGTCATGAAGTCGGGCGTGCTCTGGAACGAGGTCATGACCCAGGTCCATGCGCGCGAATACAAGGACGTCACGCTCGAGCACCAGCTCGCCGATTCCGGCGGGATGAACCTCGTCAAGGCGCCGAAGCAGTTCGACGTCATCGTGACGGACAATCTGTTCGGCGACATGCTGTCCGACATCGCGGCGATGCTGACCGGCTCGCTCGGCATGCTGCCGTCGGCCTCGCTCGGCGAAGTCGACGCGAAGACGAAGAAGCGGCGCTCGCTGTTCGAGCCGGTTCACGGCTCGGCGCCCGATATCGCAGGCCGAGGCCTCGCCAACCCGATCGCGATGATCTCGTCGTTCGGCATGGCGCTGCGCTATTCGTTCGACATGGGCGAGCTCGCCGACAAGGTCGATGCCGCGATCGCGGCCGTGCTCGCCAGCGGCCTGCGCACCGCCGACATCAAGTCGGAAGGCACCACGGCAGCCAGCACGAGCCAGATGGGCGAGGCGATCCTGAAGGAATTGCAGAAGCTGCACGCGTAG
- a CDS encoding EamA family transporter, whose protein sequence is MTAAIVYAFASAIFLGAGVVLAQLGLRTVEPLSGAAISVPSFTLLFLVLSPLILHGEPVVWGALPIFMAIGLFFPASLTLLTFASNRALGPVITSTLGNLAPLFAVTAAVVLLHEPLLPQQLIGLVVAVAGAAIITVTRPRDLGHWRSWALLLPLASALVRGIVPPIAKLGLAIWPSPLWACLVGYVMSSLVVLTVQRVRKGSFMVQAPREGRFWFALTGISNGLSALSLFAAVRNGPITLVAPLAAIYPLVTVVMSAMMLKHVEITARIVGGTLLTVIGVALVLIA, encoded by the coding sequence ATGACCGCAGCCATCGTCTACGCCTTCGCCTCGGCGATTTTCCTCGGCGCCGGAGTGGTACTGGCGCAGCTCGGCCTGCGCACCGTCGAGCCGCTGTCGGGCGCCGCGATCAGCGTGCCCTCTTTCACCCTGTTGTTCCTGGTGCTCTCGCCGCTGATCCTGCACGGCGAGCCGGTGGTCTGGGGCGCCCTGCCGATCTTCATGGCGATCGGGCTGTTCTTCCCGGCCTCGCTGACGCTCCTGACCTTTGCGTCGAACCGGGCGCTGGGACCGGTCATCACCTCGACCTTGGGCAATCTGGCGCCACTGTTTGCGGTCACCGCCGCCGTGGTGCTGCTGCACGAGCCCTTGCTGCCGCAGCAGCTCATCGGGCTCGTCGTCGCGGTCGCGGGCGCCGCCATCATCACCGTGACGAGGCCGCGCGATCTCGGCCATTGGCGCAGCTGGGCCCTGCTGCTGCCGCTCGCCAGTGCCCTGGTGCGCGGCATCGTGCCGCCGATCGCCAAGCTCGGCCTTGCGATCTGGCCAAGCCCGCTATGGGCCTGCCTGGTCGGCTATGTCATGTCCTCGCTGGTGGTGCTGACCGTGCAACGGGTCCGCAAGGGCAGCTTCATGGTGCAGGCGCCGCGCGAGGGCCGATTCTGGTTCGCGCTGACCGGGATCAGCAACGGGCTCAGCGCGCTCAGCCTGTTCGCCGCGGTCCGCAACGGCCCGATCACGCTGGTGGCGCCGCTCGCCGCGATCTATCCGCTGGTCACCGTGGTGATGAGCGCGATGATGCTCAAGCATGTCGAGATCACCGCGCGGATCGTCGGCGGCACCCTGCTGACCGTGATCGGCGTCGCGCTGGTCCTGATTGCCTGA
- a CDS encoding YbfB/YjiJ family MFS transporter yields MRAPAPSYPHPARLILILSLAPTVGLGIGRFAYSLVLPDMREQLAWSYSAAGFMNTINAAGYLAGALLASRLIERFGLAASVRWSTLACALSLALCALSGNFVVLSFARLLVGFAAAIGFVGGGALAATIAQSRPERANFLLSLFYAGPGVGILASGLIAPFVLQGFGAGSWWIVWWAMTLLSAIMIVPLMLAPLHADAAAGGIVRTQFAVMPVLIYLAAYFLFGAGYIAYMTFMIAYVRDGGGGAAAQSAFWSLIGVSAFVTPWVWGRVLALDRGGLATTIILGVNALGASLPIFGHSPLLLAISALVFGVAFFAVVGSTTAFVRFNYPPQSWPTAIAAMTIAFGIGQTLGPIVVGAITDAVGSLSFALNVSAAMLALGALLSAFQRKVPSQRRPGEGRDP; encoded by the coding sequence GTGAGAGCCCCCGCCCCGTCCTACCCGCATCCCGCGCGGCTGATCCTGATTCTGTCGCTTGCACCGACGGTCGGCCTCGGAATCGGCCGCTTTGCCTATTCGCTGGTGCTGCCCGACATGCGCGAGCAGCTGGCCTGGTCGTATTCGGCCGCCGGCTTCATGAACACGATCAATGCCGCCGGCTATCTGGCCGGCGCGCTGCTCGCCTCGCGCCTGATCGAACGCTTCGGACTTGCCGCATCGGTGCGCTGGTCGACGCTGGCCTGCGCGCTGTCGCTGGCGCTTTGCGCCCTCTCGGGCAATTTCGTGGTGCTGAGTTTTGCCCGCCTGCTGGTGGGCTTCGCCGCCGCGATCGGCTTCGTCGGCGGCGGTGCGCTCGCGGCGACCATCGCGCAATCGCGACCGGAACGCGCGAACTTCCTGCTCAGCCTGTTCTATGCCGGGCCGGGCGTCGGCATCCTCGCATCCGGCTTGATCGCGCCCTTCGTGCTGCAGGGTTTCGGCGCAGGCTCGTGGTGGATCGTGTGGTGGGCGATGACGCTGCTTTCCGCGATCATGATCGTGCCGCTGATGCTGGCGCCGCTCCACGCCGACGCCGCCGCCGGCGGCATCGTGCGGACCCAGTTCGCTGTGATGCCGGTCCTGATCTACCTCGCCGCCTATTTCCTGTTCGGTGCCGGCTACATCGCCTACATGACCTTCATGATCGCCTATGTCCGCGACGGCGGCGGCGGCGCGGCTGCACAGAGCGCGTTCTGGAGCCTGATCGGCGTCAGCGCATTCGTGACGCCCTGGGTCTGGGGGCGGGTGCTGGCGCTCGACCGCGGCGGGCTCGCCACCACCATCATCCTCGGCGTCAACGCGCTCGGCGCCAGCCTGCCGATCTTCGGGCATTCGCCGCTGCTGCTTGCGATCTCGGCGCTGGTGTTCGGCGTCGCCTTCTTCGCCGTGGTCGGCTCGACCACCGCCTTCGTGCGTTTCAACTACCCGCCGCAATCCTGGCCGACCGCGATCGCGGCGATGACCATCGCCTTCGGCATCGGCCAGACGCTCGGACCGATCGTGGTCGGCGCCATCACCGACGCGGTCGGCAGCCTGTCATTTGCGTTGAACGTCTCGGCTGCGATGCTCGCGCTCGGCGCGCTGCTATCGGCGTTTCAGAGGAAAGTCCCGTCCCAGCGTCGTCCCGGCGAAGGCCGGGACCCATAA
- a CDS encoding molybdopterin-binding protein, translating into MGRLRKLLIPGVDKKLLVRDAVKTMPELTRRRFITAGTSLGALTLLTGCDVVDSSSAEEMLKHVSKFNDAVQAWMFNPDALAPTFPESMITKPFPFNAYYDLDDAPEIAGADWKLEVRGLVENKKSWTLDELYKLPQVKQVTRHICVEGWSAIGSWTGTPLRDFLKLVGADTRAKYVWFQCADKDGYNSPLDMRSALHPQTQMTFKFADEILPRAYGFPMKIRVPTKLGFKNPKYVLSMEVTNDYKGGYWEDQGYNSFSGS; encoded by the coding sequence ATGGGTCGTCTCCGCAAGCTCCTGATCCCCGGTGTCGACAAGAAGCTGCTCGTGCGCGATGCGGTGAAGACGATGCCGGAGCTGACGCGCCGCCGCTTCATCACGGCGGGCACCAGCCTCGGCGCGCTGACGCTGCTCACCGGCTGCGACGTGGTCGATTCGTCGTCGGCCGAGGAAATGCTGAAGCACGTCTCGAAGTTCAACGACGCGGTGCAGGCCTGGATGTTCAATCCGGATGCGCTGGCGCCGACCTTTCCCGAGAGCATGATCACCAAGCCGTTCCCGTTCAATGCCTATTACGATCTCGACGACGCGCCGGAGATCGCAGGCGCCGACTGGAAGCTCGAGGTGCGCGGGCTGGTCGAGAACAAGAAGTCGTGGACGCTCGACGAACTGTACAAGCTGCCGCAGGTCAAGCAGGTGACGCGTCATATCTGCGTCGAGGGCTGGAGCGCAATCGGCAGCTGGACCGGCACGCCCTTGCGCGATTTCCTCAAGCTGGTCGGTGCCGACACCCGCGCCAAATATGTCTGGTTCCAGTGCGCCGACAAGGACGGCTATAACTCGCCGCTCGACATGCGCTCGGCGCTGCATCCGCAGACCCAGATGACGTTCAAGTTTGCCGACGAGATCCTGCCGCGCGCCTACGGCTTTCCGATGAAGATCCGGGTCCCGACCAAGCTCGGCTTCAAGAACCCGAAATACGTGCTCTCGATGGAAGTCACCAACGACTACAAGGGCGGCTACTGGGAAGACCAGGGCTACAATTCGTTCAGCGGGAGTTGA
- a CDS encoding cytochrome b/b6 domain-containing protein, with amino-acid sequence MTSLAVSDHQAETAAPAKAIQPVWVRMVHWINAFAMILMIMSGWQIYNASPLFGFTFSRSITLGGWLGGALLWHFAAMWLLMVNGLVYLALGFATGRFRKKLLPITPGGVIADTKAALTFKLSHDDLSKYNSVQKLLYAGIIIVGVVIVLSGLSMWKPVQLHWLVSLFGGYDFARYVHFTCMALIVAFLVIHVALALLVPKSLRAMIIGR; translated from the coding sequence ATGACGAGCCTTGCCGTCAGCGACCACCAGGCAGAGACCGCGGCGCCCGCGAAGGCGATCCAGCCGGTCTGGGTGCGCATGGTGCATTGGATCAACGCCTTCGCGATGATCCTGATGATCATGTCCGGCTGGCAGATCTACAACGCCTCGCCGCTGTTTGGCTTCACCTTCTCGCGGAGCATCACGCTCGGCGGCTGGCTCGGGGGTGCGCTGCTCTGGCACTTCGCCGCGATGTGGCTGTTGATGGTCAACGGCCTGGTCTATCTGGCGCTGGGATTTGCCACCGGCCGCTTCCGCAAGAAGCTGCTGCCGATCACCCCCGGCGGCGTGATTGCCGACACCAAGGCGGCGCTGACCTTCAAGCTGTCGCACGACGACCTCAGCAAATACAATTCGGTGCAGAAACTGCTCTATGCCGGCATCATCATCGTCGGCGTCGTCATCGTGCTGTCCGGCCTGTCGATGTGGAAGCCGGTGCAGTTGCACTGGCTGGTGTCGCTGTTCGGCGGCTACGATTTCGCCCGTTATGTTCACTTCACCTGCATGGCGCTGATCGTCGCCTTCCTGGTGATCCATGTCGCGCTCGCGCTGCTGGTGCCGAAGAGCCTGCGCGCCATGATCATTGGACGCTAG
- a CDS encoding fasciclin domain-containing protein: MSKRIAYLTAAAFCALAITATVVAPVRAEEKTVMVGGAAMFPSKNIVQNAVNSKDHTTLVAAVKAAGLVGTLEGKGPFTVFAPTNAAFGKLPAGTVDTLVKPENKATLTKILTYHVVPGKLEASDLTDGKKLKTAEGEELTVKKQDGKVWIVDAKGGSSMVTISNVNQSNGVIHVVDTVLMPAT, from the coding sequence ATGTCGAAGCGTATTGCCTATCTCACCGCCGCCGCGTTCTGCGCGCTTGCGATCACGGCCACCGTCGTGGCGCCGGTCCGCGCCGAGGAAAAGACCGTGATGGTCGGCGGCGCCGCGATGTTCCCGTCGAAGAACATCGTGCAGAACGCCGTCAATTCGAAGGATCACACCACGCTCGTCGCTGCGGTGAAGGCCGCGGGCCTGGTCGGCACGCTGGAAGGCAAGGGCCCGTTCACGGTGTTCGCGCCGACCAATGCCGCGTTCGGCAAGCTGCCGGCCGGAACCGTCGATACCCTGGTCAAGCCCGAGAACAAGGCGACGCTGACCAAGATCCTCACCTACCATGTGGTGCCGGGCAAGCTCGAGGCCTCCGACCTCACCGACGGCAAGAAGCTGAAGACCGCCGAGGGCGAGGAACTGACCGTGAAGAAGCAGGACGGCAAGGTCTGGATCGTCGATGCCAAGGGCGGCAGCTCGATGGTGACGATCTCCAACGTCAACCAGTCGAACGGCGTCATCCATGTGGTCGACACCGTGCTGATGCCGGCGACGTGA